A genomic window from Anthocerotibacter panamensis C109 includes:
- a CDS encoding YlxR family protein produces the protein MTQAPHVAENLRICLACRRKSGRDEFWRVVRVWPSHEVQLDQGMGRSAYLCPNASCLKQAQRKDRLAKVLKARVPPEVYAALWTRLQVKGQGTSAQVDRRRTDEISTNL, from the coding sequence ATGACCCAAGCCCCACACGTTGCTGAAAACCTGCGCATCTGCCTCGCCTGCCGCCGCAAAAGTGGGCGAGACGAATTCTGGCGTGTTGTCCGGGTCTGGCCTTCCCACGAAGTACAATTGGATCAGGGCATGGGGCGTTCTGCCTACCTGTGTCCTAATGCCTCGTGTCTGAAGCAGGCCCAGCGCAAAGACCGTCTTGCCAAGGTGCTCAAGGCCAGGGTACCTCCTGAGGTATACGCTGCCCTATGGACGAGATTACAGGTAAAAGGCCAAGGCACATCAGCACAGGTGGATAGGAGGCGAACCGATGAGATCAGTACGAATTTATGA